One Halodesulfurarchaeum sp. HSR-GB genomic window carries:
- a CDS encoding J domain-containing protein, which yields MRHDVEALYEVLGVSEGATEEEIKSAYRDKAAATHPDQNDSEYVEDVFKRIQNAKEVALNIEVEGMSEEAALIDIYGYARHFEGESGDGMHQTGYADPEEEETRQRSNAAAREPYSSNHSTEEETESSEADSDESSDGILSSMAVSIGMVIGAVSVVGYLLEVAYNVSQLISITIAGIVALVATALLIDNVRSKRPAPELFEDLDFMVYQLTGVGILASHLIPAYLVYNMYVNYGPASTGTALAIGFGLGVAAVALHFMSPGWGSLIGVFVIAWGFQVYMGPELGDSMIGTVVLVYLILGFGVIDIGAGLNHYLKNPIAFETIRDLEDGSVAWIAFPLLVFGGVSTAVVFVDALAIVWAFWGLTPTFVVATWIRSRANGWKAGLSSESRKNETTAAS from the coding sequence ATGAGGCACGATGTCGAGGCATTGTATGAGGTCCTCGGTGTTTCGGAAGGAGCCACCGAGGAGGAGATAAAATCTGCGTACCGCGATAAAGCGGCAGCTACGCATCCCGACCAGAACGACTCCGAGTATGTCGAAGATGTGTTCAAGCGGATTCAGAATGCCAAAGAAGTCGCTCTGAATATCGAAGTCGAGGGGATGAGTGAGGAGGCCGCGTTGATTGATATCTATGGCTATGCGAGGCATTTTGAGGGCGAGAGCGGGGACGGGATGCATCAGACAGGGTATGCGGACCCGGAGGAAGAAGAAACCCGTCAGCGGAGCAATGCAGCCGCTCGTGAGCCCTACAGTAGCAACCACTCCACAGAGGAAGAGACGGAATCCTCAGAAGCCGATTCTGATGAGAGTTCTGACGGCATCCTGAGTAGCATGGCCGTCTCAATCGGGATGGTTATCGGGGCTGTTTCAGTCGTTGGTTACCTGCTCGAGGTGGCTTACAACGTTTCACAGCTTATCTCCATCACGATTGCCGGGATTGTGGCCTTGGTCGCGACGGCATTGCTGATCGACAATGTCCGGTCGAAGCGCCCGGCCCCGGAGCTGTTCGAGGACCTGGATTTCATGGTCTACCAGTTGACCGGAGTGGGGATCTTGGCCTCGCACTTGATTCCCGCCTATCTGGTCTACAATATGTATGTCAATTATGGACCGGCTTCCACGGGTACCGCCCTCGCGATCGGGTTTGGCCTTGGAGTCGCGGCTGTTGCCCTTCACTTCATGTCTCCCGGCTGGGGATCGTTGATTGGTGTATTCGTCATCGCGTGGGGCTTTCAGGTCTACATGGGTCCGGAATTGGGTGACTCGATGATCGGGACTGTCGTACTGGTTTACCTCATCTTGGGCTTCGGAGTGATCGACATAGGAGCTGGCCTCAACCACTATCTGAAAAACCCCATCGCCTTCGAAACCATCCGGGATTTAGAAGATGGATCGGTGGCATGGATCGCCTTCCCTCTTCTCGTATTTGGAGGTGTGTCCACGGCAGTAGTGTTCGTTGATGCCTTGGCTATCGTTTGGGCCTTCTGGGGCCTGACACCCACCTTCGTAGTGGCAACATGGATTCGATCCCGGGCGAATGGGTGGAAAGCCGGCCTATCATCAGAGAGCCGCAAGAACGAGACGACGGCGGCGTCCTGA
- a CDS encoding type IV secretion system DNA-binding domain-containing protein, with amino-acid sequence MNSFNDSASESTESEPDPHKEEKELIKSRLGEYTERYALQSESIETKYGRNLISDARTVDGIDGQYASPELRKRIEFSQINREQPIWLGIDTNSKRDVGIPRERFFQHTLILGSTGYGKTTLLNNTHLQLILSQTGMAIIDGKGDNTPHLFQRIPQGRLDDVIYLDIGGFKGYASGFNYLDTGLSPSDPAYDTLVRSIVTNLLLLLDVDAVVEDRFENILVEVVDTMIRVDTDLTLADLYTFLDEIDFSATGSSENQDQDVSWPSETNSADKEINLEDISDRFIQSIMETNTEIIDALNHLTTVPDEQLEHFHNALGSLLRKKPLRRLINQRTSDLTISDAVDNGKVIIFRLTGSTKERKLLGTAFLRRLWAVLRSRSEMREEERNPFFVSIDEGQNVVRDSVTVSEMLREARGYNVGFLFATQNLAGIDPETTTQLYSNSESILTFSQGGTQEVEQVATQLDVDSQTLINESKYHVWLRIDRPDKGQRTDPIRVYTMPPYPPLRSREARDKVLEENIKKYGTPTDEMSAFAAISELSMFN; translated from the coding sequence ATGAACTCGTTTAATGATTCAGCAAGCGAAAGTACAGAGTCAGAACCCGACCCTCACAAAGAAGAGAAAGAACTGATCAAAAGCAGACTGGGCGAGTACACAGAGCGATATGCCCTACAGAGCGAGAGTATTGAAACCAAATACGGGCGAAATCTAATCTCCGACGCTAGGACTGTCGATGGCATTGACGGCCAATACGCAAGCCCCGAATTACGGAAACGGATTGAATTTTCGCAGATCAATCGCGAACAACCCATTTGGTTAGGGATCGACACCAATTCTAAGCGAGACGTTGGGATCCCTCGCGAACGTTTCTTTCAACACACGCTCATTCTCGGGTCGACAGGATATGGAAAAACGACTCTTCTAAACAATACCCATCTTCAGCTCATCTTAAGCCAAACCGGGATGGCGATTATCGACGGCAAAGGGGACAACACGCCCCACCTGTTTCAACGGATCCCTCAGGGACGATTGGATGACGTAATCTACCTCGATATCGGCGGGTTCAAAGGCTATGCTTCTGGTTTCAATTACCTCGATACTGGCCTCTCTCCTTCCGATCCTGCCTACGATACTTTGGTCCGTTCGATTGTGACCAATCTCTTGCTCCTACTTGACGTCGATGCCGTGGTCGAAGACAGATTCGAAAACATTCTCGTCGAGGTCGTGGATACGATGATTCGTGTCGATACAGACCTGACTTTGGCCGACCTCTACACATTCCTGGATGAGATCGATTTCAGCGCAACCGGGTCTTCGGAAAATCAGGACCAGGACGTTTCGTGGCCGAGTGAGACCAACTCGGCTGACAAAGAAATCAATCTTGAGGACATTTCCGACCGTTTCATTCAGAGTATCATGGAGACAAATACCGAAATCATCGATGCACTCAATCACCTAACTACTGTCCCAGACGAACAGCTCGAGCATTTCCACAATGCCTTGGGGTCACTCCTTCGAAAGAAACCTCTTCGCCGGCTGATCAACCAACGCACTTCCGACTTGACGATATCAGATGCCGTCGACAATGGCAAGGTCATCATCTTCCGGTTAACAGGCAGTACGAAAGAACGGAAATTGCTCGGTACTGCATTTCTTCGACGGCTATGGGCAGTCCTTCGATCGCGGAGTGAAATGCGTGAAGAGGAACGGAATCCGTTTTTCGTCTCGATCGACGAAGGCCAAAACGTCGTTCGGGACAGCGTAACCGTCTCAGAAATGTTGCGAGAGGCACGAGGGTACAATGTCGGCTTTCTCTTTGCCACTCAAAATTTAGCAGGAATAGACCCCGAGACAACCACTCAACTCTACAGCAACTCAGAGTCAATTCTAACATTCAGTCAAGGCGGCACCCAAGAGGTCGAACAAGTTGCCACTCAGCTGGATGTGGACTCACAAACCCTCATAAACGAATCCAAATACCATGTGTGGCTCCGTATCGACCGACCTGACAAAGGCCAACGCACCGATCCAATCCGGGTCTATACTATGCCACCATACCCACCGCTTCGATCCCGAGAGGCGAGGGATAAAGTACTAGAAGAAAATATCAAGAAATACGGCACTCCAACCGATGAAATGAGCGCCTTCGCGGCCATCTCAGAACTTTCGATGTTCAACTGA
- a CDS encoding DNA primase produces the protein MNWRPSKPGEMNSFYQEEFPDYKDSMPPFVQDRHPKEYGIELEPPHPIKKNEASKRSFIRRHTATTNGERRQQLISPFEGVGDQGIHPINFIQNPAKNDPTNSGYELTDPAVLEDGTDPVAKSVYASLDNWDRNRITAVDIDAKDVALNRLPLDEDDQKDDETEQQAKLRQSNVVEASPEGFPYEFKDIRRAIQMAFEIKNIFETNYEAESTLVVYSGQGAHVYLLDNDDYHNYDEPSRRVIATDLIENHGYPIDKAVTIQDNRLLRVPFTLHSGVSRVVTPIESPDFDFKTQSKPRFLQ, from the coding sequence ATGAATTGGAGACCCTCAAAACCCGGTGAGATGAATTCCTTCTACCAGGAGGAATTCCCAGATTACAAAGACTCAATGCCGCCATTTGTGCAGGATAGACACCCCAAAGAGTACGGGATCGAATTGGAACCCCCCCACCCGATCAAGAAAAACGAAGCATCAAAACGGTCGTTCATCCGGAGGCATACAGCCACAACTAACGGAGAGAGAAGGCAACAACTGATCAGCCCGTTTGAGGGGGTCGGCGATCAAGGGATCCACCCAATCAACTTCATACAAAACCCTGCAAAAAACGATCCAACGAACTCAGGTTATGAATTGACCGACCCCGCAGTGCTGGAAGATGGGACCGATCCAGTCGCTAAATCGGTGTATGCTTCTCTCGATAATTGGGATCGGAATCGGATCACAGCAGTTGATATCGACGCCAAAGATGTCGCCCTCAATCGTCTCCCTCTCGATGAGGACGATCAAAAAGACGACGAGACAGAACAGCAGGCCAAGCTAAGACAATCAAATGTGGTTGAAGCAAGTCCCGAGGGATTCCCATACGAATTCAAGGACATTCGGCGGGCCATACAGATGGCCTTCGAGATCAAGAACATCTTTGAGACTAATTACGAAGCTGAATCCACACTCGTCGTTTACTCTGGTCAGGGAGCCCATGTTTACCTATTAGATAACGACGACTACCACAACTATGACGAACCGAGCCGAAGGGTAATCGCAACGGACTTGATCGAAAATCATGGATACCCAATCGATAAAGCAGTCACCATCCAAGACAACAGACTCTTGCGGGTTCCGTTCACCCTTCACTCGGGGGTGAGTCGGGTAGTGACCCCGATCGAGAGCCCGGATTTCGACTTCAAAACGCAATCAAAGCCGAGGTTCCTACAATGA
- a CDS encoding primase-associated protein: protein MSSNLVENTTDAIQIAASPAEQPEMAFEQVLSKAVGRFGKTRNPKEKLAQKVDEFGVEALYNHTSKLSVAEYRDIVVRDPLQLMIRAGFATIVMENHDRVSGIPNEYIKLSDYVANEYARSITGLIDADEYEIDEEWIYDVIGDRLYASSSPKKETHPGTVISRTDATFEDKAGKFVEIPLISASPKALIYASDNSWEGKFNQGNGQVEGELHSFVRNNNLYVPFRHLKWKHYHTLADDFEVFVNWLQDKITSGELQHLLENTPKIDSEIEGFYSRNKKGAVVTGWTEDEQLIRVLTTVLEDSNLDENAPHSASKLHKLTNHYTLEDWQQAIVNQITSPKQLGKKLTSIAKNSGSSNVTIQENEEGTRNEYIIGQVGRDTRRLAVNELEDLFELPCFNNLDERLKNKGPTRWELYSLVRTISWLPEYYDNDFGDTLEDIKDLFSRWSWYDPAETEYQVQYELTGSNNLGLMDADAEVLPLNCNNENWEANYCIGADECPYYTMYSALPFHQDLYDQLDDGND, encoded by the coding sequence ATGAGCAGTAACCTGGTCGAAAACACAACAGATGCCATTCAGATCGCTGCAAGCCCAGCTGAACAGCCGGAAATGGCATTTGAACAAGTGCTGAGTAAAGCTGTAGGGCGTTTCGGAAAAACCCGCAATCCGAAAGAAAAACTCGCTCAAAAAGTCGATGAATTTGGCGTCGAAGCTCTTTACAATCACACTTCAAAATTGTCGGTGGCTGAATACAGGGACATCGTTGTGAGGGACCCTCTTCAGTTGATGATTAGAGCAGGTTTTGCTACTATTGTGATGGAGAATCACGACCGAGTTTCAGGGATTCCCAACGAGTACATCAAGCTCTCAGATTATGTTGCAAACGAATATGCGAGAAGTATTACTGGGTTAATTGACGCAGACGAATACGAAATTGATGAAGAATGGATCTACGACGTCATTGGAGATCGGCTGTATGCCAGTTCATCGCCAAAGAAGGAAACACACCCGGGAACCGTCATTTCTCGAACGGATGCAACGTTTGAGGATAAAGCCGGGAAATTTGTTGAAATACCACTTATTTCAGCCTCACCAAAAGCACTGATTTACGCCTCGGATAATTCGTGGGAAGGCAAATTCAATCAAGGGAATGGTCAGGTCGAAGGTGAACTACATTCCTTTGTGAGGAACAACAACCTCTACGTTCCATTCCGTCATCTCAAATGGAAACACTACCACACTCTTGCGGATGATTTCGAGGTATTTGTCAACTGGCTCCAGGACAAAATCACAAGTGGCGAATTGCAGCACTTGCTTGAAAACACTCCAAAAATCGATAGTGAGATAGAAGGCTTCTATAGTAGAAACAAGAAAGGGGCTGTCGTTACAGGATGGACTGAAGACGAACAATTGATTCGGGTTCTTACGACTGTATTAGAGGACTCAAACTTAGATGAAAACGCCCCACATTCAGCAAGCAAACTCCACAAACTCACAAATCATTATACCCTCGAGGATTGGCAACAGGCAATAGTCAATCAGATCACGAGCCCAAAACAGCTTGGAAAGAAGCTCACAAGCATCGCCAAAAATAGCGGCTCCTCGAACGTAACCATCCAAGAAAATGAGGAGGGTACAAGGAACGAATATATTATCGGTCAAGTCGGGCGAGACACGCGAAGATTGGCAGTGAATGAACTAGAGGATCTTTTCGAATTGCCCTGTTTCAACAACCTTGATGAGCGCCTGAAAAACAAAGGGCCTACTCGTTGGGAACTGTATTCATTGGTCCGCACCATCTCTTGGCTGCCGGAATACTATGACAATGATTTCGGAGACACTTTAGAGGATATCAAAGATCTCTTTTCGAGATGGTCATGGTATGATCCAGCTGAAACTGAATACCAAGTCCAGTATGAATTGACCGGGAGTAACAACCTTGGTTTGATGGATGCAGATGCGGAAGTGCTTCCGCTAAATTGTAACAACGAGAATTGGGAAGCCAATTATTGCATTGGGGCAGATGAGTGTCCTTACTACACAATGTATTCGGCCCTTCCATTCCATCAAGACCTCTACGATCAACTCGATGATGGCAACGACTAG
- a CDS encoding DUF1931 domain-containing protein gives MSELIVKAAVKEAVGEKNVSSEFYEALDEEVGELLDRASERAEANDRKTVQPRDL, from the coding sequence ATGTCGGAGCTAATCGTCAAGGCAGCAGTCAAGGAAGCGGTCGGTGAAAAGAACGTCTCCTCGGAGTTTTACGAGGCGCTGGATGAGGAGGTAGGCGAGCTCCTCGATCGGGCGAGTGAACGAGCGGAGGCGAACGACCGGAAGACGGTGCAGCCGCGAGACCTGTAG